From Salinicola endophyticus:
ACGCCCTCGACATGCACGCCTCGCGCTGGGTGCACAAGCCAGAGTAAGGCTCGCCCGCGGCGGCCACGGCGGCCACGGCGGCCACGGCGGCCACGGCGGCCACGGCGGCCACGGCGGCCACGGCGGCCACGGCGCTCAAGCGTGCCGTATCGCCGCCGATAAAGGGAGAGAGTGACGGCAGGACGCGGCGGTGTCGGCGTGACCGGCACCGACCTTCGAACTGCCCCAGGAGAGCGCCATGCGGCACCTTGCGCCAGCCGTCACCCAGCCGCATCGCGCCACCCGTTTCTACCTCTCTCGTGCCCGCTCCGCCTGTCTCTGCCTGCTCGTGCTCGTCGCACTGACGCCCACCGGTTCAGCCCGGGCGGGTACCCTGGGCCAGGGCGACTGGCTGCTGCGTGGCGTGGTGCTAGGCAGTCATGCCACCCAGGTCCACTCGACGATCTCGACCATCGGCGGCGAGGTCGAGATCGCCTCCCGCGTTCAGCCGGGCGTCGACATCAGCTACTTCCTGAGCGAGCGCTGGGCGCTCCAGTTCACCGGCGGCGTCTCGCGCACGCACTACCGAGTACGCGACTCGCTGATCGGCGACTTCGACGTCGGTCGTGTCGACAGCTACAGCGCGACACTCTCGTTGCAGCACCACTTCCCCTCGTGGGGTGCACTGACGCCCTACCTCGGCGCCGGTCTCTACCACGCCCGCGAGCGGCGTGTCGAACCCGCGGCCGGCATTCCCGATTTCTCGGTCGAGCCGGTCAGCGGTCCCCTGCTGGTGGCCGGCGCCAACTATCATGTGAGTGGTGACTGGTTCGTCAGTGCCAGCCTGCACTATCTGAAGGTGCCCACCTATCGTTTCGAAGGCGACGGGTTCAGCAGCGAGCTGCGGGCCAATATCTGGACGCTCGGCGCCGGGTTCGGCTACCGCTTCTGACACGGCCGGGCCGGCGCGACCCGGGAAGGAAGGCGACACCATGCACATGATCGACGATGCTCTGCTCACGGCGACGCTGAGCCGCGCCGCCTTCCTGCTGGTGTTCTTGACGGTGGTACTGAGTCAGCCCAGCGAGCGCTTCCTGTGGCACTGGCTGGCCGCACTCATCGGCTCCTCGCTGGGGGCGGCGCTGATGACCCAATTCCCGGCCAGCGGCGAACCCAGCCTGACGCTCAGCCTGATCACCTATTTTCTCTTCATGCTCAGCCTGGTCTGCTCCTGGAGCGGCGTACGGCTGTTCTATCGGCGGCGCATCGACCCGCGCCTGCTGGGTGCCATGCTGACGCTTCCCCTGTTGCTTTTCGCGGTGCTCGACCTGTGTCAGGTGGCACTGAACTATCGCCGCCTGGTCATCGCCCTGGTCTGTACGCTCCCGGCCTGCCTGACGGTGTTCGAGATCGTCAGGCCCGCCTCGGCACGGCTGTTCTCGCCGATCGTCGTGGCGCTGGCGTTTACCGCCTACGCCGTAGCCCTGGTCGGTACCGCCGTGGCGCTGGCGCTGGACCTCACGCTGCCCACGCTGGAGGCGGTCAATTATCCCTCCTTCGCCGTCGACCGGGTCGCCAGTATCCTGGTCTACTTCGGCTATATCGCCATGGCCGGCGAGCGCGCCAACCGCGCCCTGCGCCAGCAGGCCGAGACCGACCAGCTCACCGGGCTGGCCAACCGCCACGGCGCCCAGCGCGCGCTGGACCGGCTGGAGGCGGCACGCACGACAGGCGCCGAGGGTACTCGCTCAGCCGTGCTGCTGGCGGATATCGACCACTTCAAGCGCATCAACGATACCTACGGCCACGAGGTAGGCGACAGCGTGATCGTCACGGTCGCCGCACGCCTGCGCGGGGCCATACGC
This genomic window contains:
- a CDS encoding OmpW family outer membrane protein, with protein sequence MRHLAPAVTQPHRATRFYLSRARSACLCLLVLVALTPTGSARAGTLGQGDWLLRGVVLGSHATQVHSTISTIGGEVEIASRVQPGVDISYFLSERWALQFTGGVSRTHYRVRDSLIGDFDVGRVDSYSATLSLQHHFPSWGALTPYLGAGLYHARERRVEPAAGIPDFSVEPVSGPLLVAGANYHVSGDWFVSASLHYLKVPTYRFEGDGFSSELRANIWTLGAGFGYRF
- a CDS encoding GGDEF domain-containing protein, producing the protein MHMIDDALLTATLSRAAFLLVFLTVVLSQPSERFLWHWLAALIGSSLGAALMTQFPASGEPSLTLSLITYFLFMLSLVCSWSGVRLFYRRRIDPRLLGAMLTLPLLLFAVLDLCQVALNYRRLVIALVCTLPACLTVFEIVRPASARLFSPIVVALAFTAYAVALVGTAVALALDLTLPTLEAVNYPSFAVDRVASILVYFGYIAMAGERANRALRQQAETDQLTGLANRHGAQRALDRLEAARTTGAEGTRSAVLLADIDHFKRINDTYGHEVGDSVIVTVAARLRGAIRDGDVAVRWGGEEFLVLLPGTDIAAAQAIAERLRDAVICTPLHAAGHDIPVTLSIGIAEASPEGETLSATIVSADRALYRAKRKGRDRICVDAAEQSDSAMLTRPMS